taaagaacaataaaagataaagaaacgataaaaaataaactgaattgatatttcttgaatGATTGAGAAGAATACAAAGTCtctcctataaataggactaCCCTGACATAGAGAACAAGAAAATAGAGATcctaataatatatgaaaagatatggaaatcaataactaaataaataatagatatGGGGATAATCCTAAAATATGCTCGTATCAGGTGTGCACTGGAGACTTCTAAAACGtgacaaataaataaataatatggCTAATTTGTACTAATACAAACTAGTATCTCCACCATGCATGATGTATTTGAGAGCGATATCAATTGAGTCAGTCCATTTGATTTCAAAATAGGTTTATTAGGATTGTGGAGTAATCggattgaaattttattggaaaataaattttcaattctaaCCTGAATATTCAGATTTCGAGTGTTTAACTCGAATCTGAGTTTTATCCAGGTTAATGTACTGTATGGTTACAACAATTGCCATTTATACATATGAGATACGAGTGAACAACATTTAAGTTTAAGTTATAATGACTCGTAAGATCAATCTATCACcaaaaatagatgaaattttcaattatttgctAAAGATACATTGATAATCAAGAGTCTGATTATTTTTGTGACATGGCTCCACCCATCAGagtagaaataaaatcttgaatatttttatctgAACTTCCCCCTTCATCAACAGCTCCCTTTGCCAATTCCTTCCATTTCCTTgcattctctctcatctctccaGCTCTCTCTCCCTCCATCACATGCTTCACACAACTAACCAACTCCTCATGCCCAACAACACCTTCTTCATTGGGGCAAGCCTTTACTCCCACTTTCCAAACATCCATCACAAACTTTGCGTTCATAGCCTGATCACTCCACCACGGGACCCCCACCATCGGGACCCCGAGGCTAAGTGCTTCCAGAGTCGAGTTCCACCCACAGTGCGTTACAAAGCAGCCAATGGCGTCATGAGCAAGTACCTCAAGCTGCGAGCACCATGACACGATTAGCCCCTTACCCGAGGCTTCGTCTGAGAAATTTTCCGGGAGCTTCGACACCTCTGAGGATCGGACCACCCATAGGAAGTGTTTTCCGGTTAGCTTAAGGGCCGTTGCCAATTCCTCCATTTCATGCTTTTCCAATTTGGCCATGCTACCAAAGGAGACATAGATAACCGATTTTGGTGATCTTTGTTGTAGCCATTTCATGCAAGTGTCATCTGGCTTGAACATACTAAGACCATAATTTGTGTCATCTTGCAATCTTTTGTCTAGGTAAATAGAAGGTATGGCTGGTCCAATTGTTTTGACTGATATGGACTTTTTCATCCAATCATTTGCCTGAAATAGGACTCCAAATACATAAGTTAccttaatatatatactactatctGTTCactacaaataattttaacagTGGAAGATAAATTTGACGAAAACTAATTTttgcaaagaaaaaaacatttgATGAATTAACTATTGATCAATACACATACCAACTCCTCGTCCAGGTCATAAAGACATAAACCCGGCCATGAGTAGCAGAAATATGGATACAGGTAGCAATATTAATGAACACCAACTACTCTTCCAGGCCATAAATTAAGACATAAACCCATGAGAAGCAATATATGGTATAGAACTTTAGAAGTAGCAATCGCATTAAATATGGAGTTGTCCAAATTGCCACgttttttttgttacaatTATTTGTGTTCTCTTTCTTTTCCATGGTTGGGCGTGAGGGGAATTAGCAATTCAGGgtcaaattaatactccctccgtcctataacATGAGTCACTCTTATTATgaacacgaattttaagaaatgtaaagaatagtagatcggaaaagttagtggaatataaacccacttttttatattgattataattataataaaatttgagtgaaGGGAGTTAGACCATCTTCAATGGTacactaaaacctaaaatgggATAAGTATTTAGCTCCAATAGTACTAAAAAACCAAtcctatttttggtttttgagaaaaaaatacctatctttaggtttacactaaaccaatacctaaaagtttttcaaattttgtgagtaaaaaaaaacataatatagagaatattcttttaagtttgagtttgtgtaaatggttggagtaaaatcaatatttagtgtgagatttacactaaaatgagtttgagtttagtggaatgttggagatgctcttagtggaatgtgagacttatttaccatttatggtaaaaatgaagtgtgacttttattgttgaacggaccaaaatggcaaagtgtgactcttattgtgggacggagagagtactactttgcaataaaaaattgtgatattGGACTCCAAAATTATGAACTATGGcgaaattatgataattttcataaaattaaaaattatctaaaatatcacaaactttacattctatttgttattttcccACGATGAATACATGCCTTTTTAAATCCTACTACTTAACACTACTAAATCAATGTAGCTTTCTAcgtgattttttattctactaGCAACTAGCTAgccacaaacataaaaaatgttctaaattatcataaatgttTCATGGTTGCCCGCTTAGAATAAGTTTTCGcttaaaatttcttatttgggttgaattgagaaataaaaatacagaATGTAAGTGTGAAATTTtaaaccaaatttaaaatttatggaaaatatcaaaatttggcCAAAATTCTTGGTGTTAGTGACTAATATcctaaaaaatttcattaatctCAACTGTATGTACTCGATAAGagaatggagtataaaatactaatgccaactaattaagaaatacttcaggaaataaataaaggttTGACATTACGAATATCACTTGTGATTATTAAAGAACAAATTGCCAAATAAATAACGAACACATTTTTTTCTGAAAGTTAAATTACGAAAAAGATTTTGTGACTAATCACCAATCCCGTTCGCACGGTGCGGACAGCCCAGTAGAAGATTAGCCACATTAATTAGTGGTATGAGATGTTGAATTTTCTAATGGCAgaaatcttaaaaataaaatagaggcCCCAAAATAGTCCTAACTCTTCATCACATGTGacttacaaaacaaaaccaaataaatGTCATGTATATAtcgttttttttatgtaaaatgaAAGTTTAATTTAGCCCAATGAAACTCGGCAATAAGTCAGTAACAACTAAACATGATAACTTATCCTAAAAGACTAGCCACGTACCTCTTCTTCGAGCTCGTAAACTGAGTTAACGAACATGAAATGGGAATCCTCCACACCTTCAAACTGACCCACCAGCAGCTCCAATGCGCCCGGATACTTCTCCGGATCAACAACAAACGACGGCAAATCCGAGATCGCCAACGGCGGCAGCCCGGGAAGCACGGTCTCCCTCTCCGTAACCGGAACTTTGAGCAACCCTTTGAACACATTGTAGTAGATCACATTCACAGAGCTCGCCTGCGTGAAGAAGGCCGCACCAGACAGGCCCTTACTCTTCGCCACGGCTAAGCCCCACGGCATGAAGGCGTCGCAGACGACGCAGTCCACGGGCCGGCCCCCTTCTCGAAGCTTCTCGATGAGACGGGACGTTGACTCCGGACCGGCCTTTTTGAAGCTGAGTAGATGCTCCCGAGGGTCGACGTCGGCTCTGGCGGTGGGGGAGTCGTAGCCGTCGGAGATCGTCTCGACGACGATGTTGTTGCCGGCGGCGGAAGAGGTGAGGGCGCCTTGTGGTACGGCGAAGGTGATTGTGATGCCTTTGTGGGCTAAGCGTTTGGAGAATTCGATCATGGGGTTTATGTGGCCTTGGCCTGGGTACGGCAGGATTAGGCAGTGTGGTTTGTGTTCTGTTTTTGGATCCATTTCTTTCGGTTTGGATTTATGTGGTGTGTTTAGGATGCTTTGAGGTTTGATCATGTGAGTACGAGGTAAGGTTATATATAGAACATTGGAACATTTAGGCAAGTTGTAATGGATAAGAGGTCATGAATTCTATGAGTGGTTGTAAAAAATTGTTCGGATGACGGTGGAATAAAGATTAATACTTCTTCCGTTCCTCATAATTCGTCACTGTTTGATCCGGCaagggttttaaaaaatgtagtgggttaaaaaagttggtgacatgtggatcctacttttatatattaattttataataaatatgagtaTGGATGAGTCAGTGGAATGTAGagttcactaccaaaaatggtaaaagtaaaaggtgacaaatttttagggacggaaaaaaaaggaaatgtgtgacaaattttcagggaatgagggagtactacttatttattttagtccTATGTTTCTGTTTGAAGggatgataaagtaagagaaagaataaagtagagaaatgaGGAGAGAGTAAGTAGGAGTAATAAAGATAATACCCTTTCTATGCCATTAGGAGTTCcatttgagttcggcacgagttttaatgaaatataaagtaaagtgagtgagaaaagttagtggaatttgagatccatttttatatctccctccgtccctccgTCCTGCAGTAGGAGTCGTATTTGGTtatgacacggattttaagaaatgtaaagaaaagtaagattGAATAATGTAGTGaaaatatgagtctcacttattatattagttttataataaaatgtgaagtgtgtcaaaatttgggggacagATTGAAATAGCAAACTGTGTCAAAAATTTTGAGGAAGGAGGAAGTACGTATTCATTTTCATAAGAATTATCTTTCTCTATtgtaaaatatgtcaataacCCTTGATGCATGTCAAGGTGGTGAGCGGAAGGATCGACATTATCAGGGACCTCATCTGGAACAAGTCTGGCCAGCCTGTGAAAGCGGCCTTCAAGGAAGATGCTGCAATGAACCCGGCCGTAAAAGCCAACCTACAGGCTACATGCCGCCAAACTGGGGAGTGCGGCCTTCAGGCTGCCGGCCGTCGAGAGCGACGTCAGGATAGCCGCCACCTACCTGGAGCTCGCTGACGCCGTCAACATCATATGGGCCACCATGGACGGAGATCGTCTCGACGGCGATATTGTTGCCGGCGGTGGATGAGGTGAGGACGCCTTGTGGTACGGCGAAGGTGATTGTGATGCCTTTGTGGGCTAAGCGTTTGGAGAATTGGATCATAGGGTTTATGTGGCCTTGGAGTGGATATGGCAGGATTAGGCAGTGTGGTTTCTGTtgttttttctccatttctttGGGTTTAGATTTGGTGGTGGTGTAGCCGTGTAGGTTGGTTTGAGGTGTGATCATGTATACTTGGTAAACTTATGTATAGAACATTGGTGAGCagttttttttacttatcATAAATAACTCATCTATCTTGGAgttatattaacaaaaatgatctataaaattatatgttttctcctcatattttgttttatttttgttttgacaAAGTTACGGTAAGAAGgctaagaccatctccaaaggtacactaaaacctaaaatagGATAGGTATTTAGCTTCAATAGTACTAAAAAACCAAttccattttttgtttttgagaaaaaatttacctatctttaggtttacactaaaccaaaacctaattttttaaaaaaaaatttgtgagtaaaaagagcataatatagagaatattcttttaagtttgagtttagtgtaaatggttagagtaaaatcatatttgatgtAATATTTACACtgaaatgagtttgagtttagtgtaaatggttggagatgctctaagaggTGAAATCTGAGTGGTTGTAGTCAAGGGAGGAGccataaatttaatacttcAGCATGTGCAAAAATAGTTTGAGAGTAAATCTGCCGTTGcttgtaattatttttggatcaAAGTGACCTAAAGATTAGTAGTTCAAACTAGTAGCAACGTAGGAGATACGGCACAAAACGTCTAAGTAATGTTAGGATAGTGCGTCCGTTtctaaatttagtttttgttaCCGTATctcattaaaatgaaaacatctACTAATggttaaaatcaaatttcatttcgTTAAAGTATTGAGCTATTTTGACCATAATCGTGTCCTAGTGGGAATTTCCCTATCTTGTCCTGTCAATATGTGGACCATGGCGAGGAAATAATAGAGTGATCGGGTACATAAGAAGTTATGATATAGAAAGAGACATATATAGGCTATATTGCATATTTGAGCAAAGTCCAAAATGATTAGGTCTTTAGATGACAATTCGAACACTACATTTGCCGGTGTTAAGATTTCACAAATTTCCTCTGTTGATTACAAAATAGGTATTTGCCGTcttatatatactttattttggTACGTATGGACTTAGGTAGTCAAATTACACATTATTTTGAATGTGGATTAATCGGATTGAAACATAATTGGATTCTAATTTTCAATTCTTACACGAACATTCGAATTTTGGGTGTTTAAGCCGGATCTGAGTTTATCCTAGTTTTATAATGTACTATCTGGTTACAACAATTCCCAtttattacatatataatgaGATACAAGTTCATATCAATCTTTCACCAAAATACACGAAATTTTCAACTAATTACTAAAGATACACTGATAATCAAGAATCcgattatttttgtgattgtgTACCCATCATAATAGAAACAAATTCTTGAATATTTCTATCAGAACTCCCCCCTTCATCAACAGCTCCCTTTGCCAACTCCTTCCATTTCATTGCATTCTCTCTAATCTCTTCCGCTCTCTCCCCCTCCATCACATGCTTCACACAACTAACCAACTCCTCATGCTCAACAACACCTTCTTCATTAGGACAAGCCTTTACTCCCACTTTCCAAACATCCATCACAAATTTTGCATTCGTAGCCTGATCACTCCACCAGGGGACCCCCACCATCGGAACCCCGAGGCTCAGTGCCTCCAGAGTCGAGTTCCACCCACAGTGTGTGACAAAACATCCTATGGCATCATGAGCAAGTACCTCTAGCTGCGAGCACCATGACACGATTAGCCCCTTACCTGAGGCTTCGTCCACGAAATTTTCCGGGAGCTTCGACACCTCCGAGGATCGGACCACCCATAGGAAGTGTTTTCCGGTTAGCTTAAGGGCCGTTGCCAATTCCTCCATTTCATGCTTTTCCAATTTGGCAATACTACCGAAGGAGACGTAGATAACTGATTTAGGTGATCTTTGTTGTAGCCATCTCATGCAAATGTCATCTGGTTTGAACAAACTAAGACCATAACTTTTGTCATGTGGTACTCTTTTGTCTAGGTAGATAGAAGGTATGGCTGGTCCAATTGTTTTAACTGCCATTGATTTTTTCATCCACTCATTTGCCTGAAACAAAGATTCCAAGTACATAAGttactttaaaatttgtgatttacaATATATCATCgtgttttatatatacatttaaaaatggaaatttttttactttaaaggGAAAGGAACTAAAATTAACCcccttttatttaatataaaagagTGGTCCGGATTTttaatttgggaaaaaatctttagattaattaattagggaaaaagaaaggaatattttaaaggatattttttttcaataaatattttttttaaaaatttttaaatttttttttaattttttttttttaaattttttaatttttttttaaaatttttttaaaaaaatttttttttttataaaaaataaaaaaaattaaatattttttttaaaatttatcaaaaataaataaataaaaatttaaaaaaaaatttaaaaaatttaaaaaaaattaatttttttttaaaaaataaataaataaaattaataaaattacaattatgcccccgtgttgacataaactacttgacattttacaaatattctGGATGAGTGACTGAAATTGCATcccaattctcaattaggttcATAAATCTCAATCTAACAAGACGATCTATAtatggtatatatatatatatagaacaGAGTTTCCAAAATCCAGATTAGTGAAAAAATCTGAGCCATATTAAATTAGAAAGAGAGACTCTCTAGCTCTGCTGCATCTTTcctattcaaatttcaattgcGACTTAAGAGAATTAAATCAAAACTTCAATTAACCtctatttaatagtagtaatcaattaatacaaataatttaacCACAAGTTGCGGTCGCACCGTGCGGACGGCCCTGTAGCTAGAAGGTTAGCCTCATTAGTATGAGATGTTGAATCTTCGAATTATGGcaatcttaaaattttgctTTATCTCAAACCTAATTATACCATATTTAGGGATGATAATTAACAGATATCCCAAATTATTCCAATTCTATACCACATGTGACgttgaaaacaaaatcaaccaagcaaaaataaaaatctaacaaGTATATTCCGTTTTCTTCCAAATCCAATCCAACTCAGATGACTTATTCCAAAAGACTAGCCACATACCTCTTTGTCAAGCTCGTAAATCGAGTTAACGAACACGAAATCAGAATCCTCCACACCATCAAACTGACCCATCACCAGCTCCAACAATCCCGGATGCTTCTCCTGATCAACAACAAACGACGGCAGATCCGAGATCGCCAACGGCGGCAGCCCGGGAAGCACGATCTCCCTCTCCGTAACCGgaactttgagcaagcctttAAACACGTTGTAGTAGACAACATTGACAGAGCTCGGCTGCGTGAAGAAGGCCGCACCAAACAGGCCTTTGCTCTTCGCCACGGCCAGCCCCCACGGCAGGAAGGCGTCGTAGACGACGCAGTCCACGGCCCGGCCCGGGCCTTCTCGAAGCTTCTCGATGAGGCGGGACGTTGACTCCGTCCCTTCCCTTTTGAGGGTGGCTAGATACTCCCGAGGGTCGGCGTCGGCtctggcggcggcggaggtgtAGCCGTCGGAGATGGACTCGACGGCGATGGAGGCGGAGAtgtcggcggcggcggaggagaggATGTCTTGTGGTGCGGCGAAGGTGATTGTGATGCCTTTGTAGGCT
The genomic region above belongs to Salvia hispanica cultivar TCC Black 2014 chromosome 3, UniMelb_Shisp_WGS_1.0, whole genome shotgun sequence and contains:
- the LOC125212773 gene encoding mogroside IE synthase-like, with translation MDPKTEHKPHCLILPYPGQGHINPMIEFSKRLAHKGITITFAVPQGALTSSAAGNNIVVETISDGYDSPTARADVDPREHLLSFKKAGPESTSRLIEKLREGGRPVDCVVCDAFMPWGLAVAKSKGLSGAAFFTQASSVNVIYYNVFKGLLKVPVTERETVLPGLPPLAISDLPSFVVDPEKYPGALELLVGQFEGVEDSHFMFVNSVYELEEEANDWMKKSISVKTIGPAIPSIYLDKRLQDDTNYGLSMFKPDDTCMKWLQQRSPKSVIYVSFGSMAKLEKHEMEELATALKLTGKHFLWVVRSSEVSKLPENFSDEASGKGLIVSWCSQLEVLAHDAIGCFVTHCGWNSTLEALSLGVPMVGVPWWSDQAMNAKFVMDVWKVGVKACPNEEGVVGHEELVSCVKHVMEGERAGEMRENARKWKELAKGAVDEGGSSDKNIQDFISTLMGGAMSQK
- the LOC125211765 gene encoding mogroside IE synthase-like, whose product is MEQKTEDKPHCLILPYPSQGHINPLIQFSKRLAYKGITITFAAPQDILSSAAADISASIAVESISDGYTSAAARADADPREYLATLKREGTESTSRLIEKLREGPGRAVDCVVYDAFLPWGLAVAKSKGLFGAAFFTQPSSVNVVYYNVFKGLLKVPVTEREIVLPGLPPLAISDLPSFVVDQEKHPGLLELVMGQFDGVEDSDFVFVNSIYELDKEANEWMKKSMAVKTIGPAIPSIYLDKRVPHDKSYGLSLFKPDDICMRWLQQRSPKSVIYVSFGSIAKLEKHEMEELATALKLTGKHFLWVVRSSEVSKLPENFVDEASGKGLIVSWCSQLEVLAHDAIGCFVTHCGWNSTLEALSLGVPMVGVPWWSDQATNAKFVMDVWKVGVKACPNEEGVVEHEELVSCVKHVMEGERAEEIRENAMKWKELAKGAVDEGGSSDRNIQEFVSIMMGTQSQK